The sequence AAGTCGTTATTTTTTTAGCCCTCAAGCCGCGTGGGTAACCCAAAATATGTTAAGCGAAATTCCTCGGCCCGGTAGTGTGCACAGTATTTCCGCCTTGGCAAACCACGAAAAATTCGCATGGAAAACAGGCACCAGTTACGGCTACCGCGATTCATGGGCTATTGGTGTAAGCCGTCGCTATACCATTGGCGTTTGGATAGGCCGGCCCGACGGTACTGCCAACCCTGGCGCCAGTGGACGCTCCCATGCGGGCCCTTTACTGCACGCCATTACCGATCACTTAGACCATGCTCGACAAGCCATTGCGCAACCCGACGGTATTACGCAACGGGAAATTTGTTGGCCTTTGGGCACTCTTAAACACGAACAACCCGACGCCCACTGCCACAAAGAACATCTCGCTTGGATCATTAACGACACCGTTCCGCCGAGCTGGCCCGATAGATTCCAACCACTAATAACAAACCCTATGCCTTACTGGGTTGACCGAGAATCGGGCATGCGTACCCACAAGCACTGTGAACACGGCCACAGTGCCGCACATTCGGCAGCACTGTGGCCATTAGACTTGGAAGCATGGTTGGCGCCGCGCTTTCGTCGCAGCGCATTACTGCCGTCGCTCTCCCCGAGCTGCGCTCCCCTGTCGGCTAATAGCCGCGAGATTAAAATAAACAGCCTTCAAAATGGCAGTCTCTATTCATCACCGGCAAATTCATCGGAACTGCCCAGTATTGCGTTGCAAGCAACAGGCGGAGAAGGTTTACATTTTTGGTATGTGAATGGGCGTTTTCACCATCGAGCCCCAGCGATGGCGTCATTAAATTTAACGTTTAGCGAACGAGGGGCATTTCAAATAGTGGTGGTGGACAGTGCCGGTAATATCGACAAAGTCTCGATAGAGGTACGTTAACGCGCAATAACGTACTGTTTCATCTTGAGTATTTTAAGCGTGTTTGAGTTTGATTGGATCCAGCGTAAAGTGTGTTTTTTCAAGCGCTTCTAAAAATGAAAAAGAACCGGGCGCACCCGTTTTTACTTCTAACCACACCGTTTTAAAAAAAGGCCTATTCAAATTAAATTGAATACCGAGAGCCCATTCGTGCCATCGATCTTCGCTCACTCGTTTTTTTGAACGCTGGTAGATTTGCTCGTTACACAAATCCAAATAGTTATACACCGCTTCTCTCGCAGCCGTTTGTTTCACTTTATCCAATGGTTGCCCTAAAAAAGCATCCACTGGAATTAAATGTGACAACTCGCGATATTGCTGATCAAAGGAATCCTCAAATGCGGCACTTGCTAATTTACGTGATTCCCAAATTTGCCATGCGGCAACCCCAACACCCACTGCGGTTGCAATAGATGCAATATTATCCCAATTCACAAAAAACCTCCCTTTCGCGGAACACAAGCTCATCAAACCTTATTCGGATACAGTTCAGCCAAGCTCACAGAGCGGCCATCGGCTTGCACAATTCGAACATGTTTACGGCTAAATTCCGATGGCTGTTGTAGGCCACACGAGTGTGCAATCATTTCAACGTCGTGGATCATTTTCTGCTGGTAGCGCGCCACTCTTACCGATTTATCTGCCACATGCAGCCCGCGTTGTAAGCGCGTATTATGCGTAGTAATACCTGTAGGGCAGGTGTTTTTATTGCACTGCATTGCTTGAATACAGCCTAACGCGAACATAAACCCACGCGCCGAGACAACGGCATCGGCACCCACTGCCAACGCCTCTGCTACATAGCTGGGAGAAATTAATTTTCCGGACGCAACTACTCGTATGCGCTCTTTCAGATTATGCTCAACGAGAATATCAATGAGTAACGGCAAGCTTTCACGCAAAGGTAAACCGACAAAATCCAGCAAGGGTTGCGGCGCCGCACCGCTACCGCCATCGGCGCTGTCGAGGGTAATAAAATCTGGGGCCTGTACGTTGCCTCTGGCATTAATGGCATCACACAACTCAATAAACCATGCAGGATCTCCCATCACGATTTTTATACCCACAGGCTTTCCGGTGACCAATCGTATATGATTAATCATCCCGAGTAGCTCTTCTGTGTTATTAATATCCGGGTGACGGTTGGGGCTGATAGAGGCCAGCCCTTTAATAATACCGCGAATGTCTGCTATTTCCGCGTTCACTTTTTCGGCAGGTAATATACCGCCTTTGCCCGGTTTTGCGCCTTGGCTTAGTTTTATTTCAAACATTTTAACGTTCGAGTGTGCCGCTAAGGCCTTCAGTTTTTCATCGCTCAAGTTGCCTTGCGCATCTCGCACACCGTATTTAGCGGTACCAATTTGCGCAATAATATCGGCACCACTGCGAAGGTGGTACGCCGATACCCCTCCTTCACCACTGTTAATCCAACACCCAGCCAGTTTTGCCCCCTCGGCTAAGGCGCGTACCGCCGGTTTAGACAAAGCGCCGTAACTCATACCGGAAATATTAAAAAAACTTTTCGCTAAATAGGGCACATCACAATGTGGGCCAAACTCAATAGGGCTCGGTGCTACCGTATCTTCATCTAACACCGCAAATACTGAATTTAAAAAATGATGTTCGCCCGGTTTTGAATCGACGCGACTAGAACCAAAGGCCAGTTCTGTAGGTACTCCCTTTGCCGCCCGATATACCCAACTACGTAAAGCCCGATTAAACGGCATTTCTTCCCTATCCATCGCGAAAAAATATTGTCGGAAGAACTCACCCAAATGCTCGAATAAATAACGAAACCGGCCAATAACGGGGTAATTCCGTCGAATCGTCGACTGCTGTTGATTAAGGTCGATAAAAAACACAACCACCACCCACAAAAAGGCGATTCCCATGCACAAAATAAACGCAGAGGCGATCAACGAAAAAAAGGTGTGTAATCCGGCTTCCATAAATAATCCTAAACGGCGTGTTGAGGGTCGCAGTATACGGAAACTCGGGGCAGGCCTAAACACTCCCCGCGCGGCCAAGCATGATTACTGTCGTGAAACCTAGTTAACGTAGCATTAAGCCGAGAATCCCTGCACTATATCGGCAACACCTAGGGTAAAATGCAGCCCCCCACGCTACCACCACCGTTTAGGCCGCATGATGAGCACACCACTTTCCCCAGACTATATTGCCCGCTTTGCCGGCGTGGGCCGCCTTTACGGTAACGCCGCCATGGCCGCACTTTCAACCGCTCACTTTGTGGTTATCGGTTTAGGGGGCGTAGGCACCTGGGCCGCAGAGGCGTTAGCGCGTTCTGGCGTGGGTGAATTAACATTAATTGAACTCGACGATATTTGTATCACCAACACTAACCGCCAGTTACACGCGCTCACAACACACATTGGGCAGTCTAAAAACCACGTAATGGCCGACCGCTTACTCGCGATTAACCCCGATATTAACGTGCATTGCGTGCACGATTTTCTCACCAAAACAAATATTGGCGATTATATTGGCGAACAGCATCATATAGTGCTGGACGCTATGGATTCGGTGCATGTTAAAGCCGCACTGGCGGCCTTTTGTAGCCGACATAAAAAACGTTTAGTCACGTGCGGCTCTTCAGGAGGAAAAACAGACCCCAATCGTATTCGAGTTGACGATCTCGGCTGCACCCAAAGTGACCCACTTCTGGCAAAAATGCGTAACCTCCTCTACCACTCACATAATTTCGCACGCAGTAAAAACCGGCGCTTTCGCATTGATGCGGTCTATTCCGATGAGCAAATGGTATACCCCAAACCCGACGGCTCTGTTTGTGGTAATAAACAGTTTTTACAAGACGGCGTAAAACTCGATTGTGCCGGTGGATTCGGTTCGTCCGTAATGGTAACGGGCAGTTTTGGCTTTGCGGCGGCGTCAAAGGCAATTGAACGTTACTTGAATACGCTATAAGCTCGCACGCGATCTCTTTCGCACTCTAGCGACGTAAGCCACATATTTAAAAGGCCTCTCTATGCACGACATCAAACTCACCAAACAACCGATAGAACTCTATAAAATTCTCAAATTTTCAGGATTGGTCGCCAGTGGCGGTGAAGCAAAAGCTGTCATTGTTGATGGCCAAGTATCGGTAAATGGGGTGGTAGAAACGCAGAAAAGTAAGAAAATTGTTGCTGGCGATACCATTACGTTAGGGGATGAAACGCTCAACATAAGCGTCGAATAAACCTGCCACAAGACCTATTGCAGCAACTCGCTACTCATATTTTAGGCCGCGCACCTCGAATACGACAAAACAAAGGCTCTACACTTACCGACCGCACTAGCAGGCTAACCGCGAGAACAAACGCAACGTATTGTTGCGTGTTGCTACCGCGATGTCGGCTGTACTTACCTGCCTCAATACTGCCAATTCCTGCGCAATTTCGGGCAAGTACTCTGGGCTATTCACCTGCCCTTGCTTCCCTTGCAATGGCATATCTGGCGCGTCGGTTTCCAATAACAAGCTTTCTAGTGGCATCGCTGTAATGGCTCTGCGCGTTTTCGCTGCGCGCGCATAGGTAATAGTGCCCCCCACCCCAAGATAAAAGCCCCGCTGCCAATATTGCTGCGCGAGCTCGAGGCTTCCGCTAAAAGCATGAACAACCCCGGTTAATCCCGAAAATTTGTTGATACATTGCACCAGTTCGTTATGTGCTTTCACGCAGTGCACAATTAAAGGCATTTGCCTCTCGACCGCAATCGCACAGTGCCATTCCAGTACCGCGACTTGATCTTTTAGGGGAATATTGCGTGTTGCATCTAAACCACACTCACCAATGGCTATACACGAAGGCTGCGCCACATGCGCGTGCAGCGCCTCTCGAAAACGTTCACAACGGCGAAAATAAGACGAATGGGGAGGCTCGCTGGCCGGCACACCATCACCTATTACCGAGTCTATCCACCACGGGTGTATGCCCACACCGTAATGCAGCACAGGGTTGTGCTCACACAACTGCTGCAGCGTGTTCCATTGGGCGGGCGAAGTGCCCGGCATCACAATATGCTGAACACCGCGTTCATCACACCGGCGCAAGATTGCCGTGCGCTGTGACGTAAACACATCGAAATCAAAATGACAGTGGCTATCAATAAGCAAAGGGGAAACGCTCGCACAATCTCAGGCAGAACGTCTGAGTGTGACAAAAAATGATGGCGAGCGCTAGGCGTTGATTGCTAGGTATTACCCGTTACTGAGATCTTTCTAACGTAAGGCTCAACCCGTTACGCGCAGTGCCGCGACCGATTCGTTCAGCGAGGCAACATCGGCATTGATTGCA is a genomic window of Teredinibacter purpureus containing:
- the tcdA gene encoding tRNA cyclic N6-threonylcarbamoyladenosine(37) synthase TcdA, yielding MSTPLSPDYIARFAGVGRLYGNAAMAALSTAHFVVIGLGGVGTWAAEALARSGVGELTLIELDDICITNTNRQLHALTTHIGQSKNHVMADRLLAINPDINVHCVHDFLTKTNIGDYIGEQHHIVLDAMDSVHVKAALAAFCSRHKKRLVTCGSSGGKTDPNRIRVDDLGCTQSDPLLAKMRNLLYHSHNFARSKNRRFRIDAVYSDEQMVYPKPDGSVCGNKQFLQDGVKLDCAGGFGSSVMVTGSFGFAAASKAIERYLNTL
- a CDS encoding RNA-binding S4 domain-containing protein, with product MHDIKLTKQPIELYKILKFSGLVASGGEAKAVIVDGQVSVNGVVETQKSKKIVAGDTITLGDETLNISVE
- a CDS encoding TatD family hydrolase — translated: MLIDSHCHFDFDVFTSQRTAILRRCDERGVQHIVMPGTSPAQWNTLQQLCEHNPVLHYGVGIHPWWIDSVIGDGVPASEPPHSSYFRRCERFREALHAHVAQPSCIAIGECGLDATRNIPLKDQVAVLEWHCAIAVERQMPLIVHCVKAHNELVQCINKFSGLTGVVHAFSGSLELAQQYWQRGFYLGVGGTITYARAAKTRRAITAMPLESLLLETDAPDMPLQGKQGQVNSPEYLPEIAQELAVLRQVSTADIAVATRNNTLRLFSRLAC
- a CDS encoding FMN-binding glutamate synthase family protein, encoding MEAGLHTFFSLIASAFILCMGIAFLWVVVVFFIDLNQQQSTIRRNYPVIGRFRYLFEHLGEFFRQYFFAMDREEMPFNRALRSWVYRAAKGVPTELAFGSSRVDSKPGEHHFLNSVFAVLDEDTVAPSPIEFGPHCDVPYLAKSFFNISGMSYGALSKPAVRALAEGAKLAGCWINSGEGGVSAYHLRSGADIIAQIGTAKYGVRDAQGNLSDEKLKALAAHSNVKMFEIKLSQGAKPGKGGILPAEKVNAEIADIRGIIKGLASISPNRHPDINNTEELLGMINHIRLVTGKPVGIKIVMGDPAWFIELCDAINARGNVQAPDFITLDSADGGSGAAPQPLLDFVGLPLRESLPLLIDILVEHNLKERIRVVASGKLISPSYVAEALAVGADAVVSARGFMFALGCIQAMQCNKNTCPTGITTHNTRLQRGLHVADKSVRVARYQQKMIHDVEMIAHSCGLQQPSEFSRKHVRIVQADGRSVSLAELYPNKV